A single window of Bradyrhizobium daqingense DNA harbors:
- a CDS encoding serine O-acetyltransferase produces MAETVIIASEILWRDIRGEAQRAAAADPIFGKAVAGAILAHDDFTSALADLIGRRLGGTAAERERFTTFSRDAFRGQPNLVEAAGRDLRAIVLRDPAVAGLLPPLLHFKGYVALQAWRVSHWLWRHDQHDAALLLQNEASNVLQVSIHPAASLGSSVYLDHATGIVIGANVVVGDEATILQNVSIGRHGGLPMRSPRIGRGVFIGSGATILGDIDVGDFAKIGAGTVVTADVPAGCTAIGNPARLTNCPEPASAA; encoded by the coding sequence ATGGCGGAGACTGTGATCATAGCGAGCGAGATCCTCTGGCGTGACATCCGCGGCGAGGCGCAGCGCGCCGCAGCGGCGGATCCAATCTTCGGCAAGGCTGTTGCCGGCGCCATCCTTGCCCATGACGATTTTACCTCCGCCCTGGCCGACCTGATCGGTCGTCGGCTCGGCGGCACCGCGGCCGAACGCGAGCGCTTCACGACGTTTTCGCGCGATGCCTTTCGCGGTCAGCCAAATCTGGTCGAAGCGGCCGGCCGCGACTTGCGCGCCATCGTGCTGCGTGATCCCGCCGTCGCCGGCCTGCTGCCGCCGCTGCTCCATTTCAAGGGCTACGTCGCGCTGCAAGCCTGGCGCGTCTCGCACTGGCTATGGCGTCATGACCAGCACGACGCGGCGCTGCTGTTGCAGAACGAGGCGTCGAACGTTTTGCAGGTCAGCATTCATCCAGCCGCGAGCCTTGGATCGTCGGTGTATCTCGACCACGCCACCGGCATCGTGATCGGTGCCAATGTCGTTGTCGGCGACGAGGCCACCATTCTTCAGAACGTCAGCATCGGGCGCCATGGCGGCCTACCGATGCGCTCGCCTCGCATCGGTCGCGGCGTCTTCATCGGCTCCGGCGCGACCATCCTCGGGGACATCGATGTTGGCGATTTCGCCAAGATCGGCGCCGGCACGGTCGTGACCGCCGACGTGCCCGCCGGCTGCACCGCAATCGGCAATCCCGCGCGGCTCACCAATTGCCCCGAACCAGCGTCCGCCGCCTGA
- a CDS encoding DUF2852 domain-containing protein, protein MAYTADVNRWRGPSDQYQQYERPRMLDTPWHPGWIAVTILGFIIWWPIGLALLFFTLGSRRMSCWSHQDRWQNKMERMQYKMDRMRDRMERRGFGFGFGPPSSGNRAFDEYRSETLRRLEEEQVEFKNFLDRLRHAKDKEEFDQFMAQHKTRPTPPPTDQQQG, encoded by the coding sequence ATGGCCTACACCGCTGATGTCAATCGATGGCGCGGCCCCTCGGACCAATACCAACAGTACGAGCGTCCTCGCATGCTTGATACGCCCTGGCATCCGGGCTGGATCGCCGTGACCATCCTCGGCTTCATCATCTGGTGGCCGATCGGACTTGCCCTTCTCTTTTTCACACTCGGGAGCAGAAGAATGTCGTGCTGGAGCCACCAGGATCGCTGGCAGAACAAGATGGAGCGGATGCAGTACAAGATGGATCGCATGCGCGATCGCATGGAACGCCGCGGCTTCGGCTTTGGCTTCGGCCCGCCGTCCTCCGGCAACCGCGCCTTCGACGAATATCGCTCTGAGACGCTGCGCCGGCTCGAGGAGGAGCAGGTCGAGTTCAAGAACTTCCTCGACCGTCTGCGTCACGCCAAGGACAAGGAAGAGTTCGACCAGTTCATGGCGCAGCACAAGACGCGTCCGACCCCGCCGCCGACCGACCAGCAGCAGGGCTGA
- a CDS encoding acyl-CoA desaturase: MSPNAPADDHHDDIMYPSAIPFLLVHLGCFAAIWSGVTWQAVAICVSLYCLRMFGIGAGYHRYFSHRAFATGRVFQFILACIAQSSAQKSVLWWAAKHRHHHLHSDTENDVHSPRHRGFLYSHLGWIFDRQHDATDLVKVGDLAAYPELMWLHRLELLPAFVLAGLCFLVAGWSGLVVGFLWSTVLVYHATFCINSLAHVHGRKRYVTGDDSRNNWLLALFTLGEGWHNNHHAYQSSVRQGFRWWEVDVTYYVLTVLSWIGVVWNMKAPPEQVLRNEQPLGARVIQRAGRELAGRFDAQTLAHAISSARRRADLAQLQLPSLHDILNRAHEGVDALTHLHLPKIPTREEFLAEAKAMFARTRSLNEIVDHAYDHFLSSVRAQLAATA; the protein is encoded by the coding sequence ATGTCGCCCAACGCCCCTGCCGACGACCACCACGACGACATCATGTACCCATCCGCCATACCGTTCCTGCTGGTCCATCTCGGCTGCTTTGCGGCGATCTGGTCCGGCGTCACCTGGCAGGCGGTCGCGATCTGCGTCTCGCTTTATTGCCTGCGGATGTTCGGTATCGGCGCAGGCTATCATCGCTATTTCTCGCATCGGGCGTTTGCAACCGGCCGGGTGTTTCAGTTCATCCTCGCCTGCATTGCGCAAAGCAGCGCGCAGAAGAGCGTATTGTGGTGGGCGGCCAAGCATCGCCACCACCACCTGCATTCCGACACCGAGAACGACGTGCATTCACCGCGTCACCGCGGCTTCCTCTACAGCCACCTCGGCTGGATCTTCGACCGGCAGCACGACGCGACCGACCTCGTGAAGGTCGGCGATCTCGCCGCCTATCCCGAGTTGATGTGGCTGCATCGGCTGGAGCTGCTGCCGGCCTTCGTGCTGGCAGGACTCTGCTTCCTGGTGGCAGGATGGTCGGGTCTGGTCGTCGGCTTCCTCTGGAGCACGGTGCTGGTCTATCACGCCACCTTCTGCATCAATTCGCTCGCCCATGTGCATGGACGTAAGCGCTACGTGACGGGCGACGATTCCCGCAACAACTGGCTTCTAGCCTTGTTCACGCTGGGTGAGGGCTGGCACAACAATCACCACGCCTACCAGAGCAGCGTGCGACAAGGCTTTCGCTGGTGGGAAGTCGACGTGACCTATTACGTCCTGACGGTCCTGTCTTGGATCGGCGTCGTCTGGAACATGAAGGCACCGCCCGAACAGGTGCTACGCAACGAGCAACCGCTCGGCGCGCGGGTCATCCAGCGGGCCGGCCGCGAGCTCGCCGGACGGTTCGATGCGCAGACTCTGGCGCATGCGATCTCGTCGGCCCGCCGCCGGGCCGATCTCGCGCAGCTGCAGCTGCCGTCGCTGCACGACATCCTCAACCGCGCACATGAAGGTGTCGACGCGCTGACGCATCTGCATCTGCCGAAGATTCCGACCCGCGAGGAGTTTTTGGCGGAGGCCAAGGCGATGTTCGCGCGCACGCGATCGCTCAACGAGATCGTTGATCACGCCTACGACCATTTCCTCTCGTCGGTTCGCGCGCAGCTCGCGGCGACGGCCTGA